The following proteins are co-located in the Triticum aestivum cultivar Chinese Spring chromosome 1A, IWGSC CS RefSeq v2.1, whole genome shotgun sequence genome:
- the LOC123171117 gene encoding photosystem II reaction center W protein, chloroplastic: MMMQYIYWPGRLCLLRTAYSQSQVGSPLHLPRSTHLSAMAATSIVDVFAARPSPALGLPGLRLTRAKGLRCRCSVSKKASSALAPMVAKGAPLLAKASCMASTAPMLALALALVDEGMSGERAGQSNDLLGWTLLLALGLVLCFYAVYSTTFDDDDDHSGAGGITL, encoded by the exons ATGATGATGCAGTATATATACTGGCCGGGGCGCCTCTGCCTTCTGCGTACTGCATACTCACAATCACAAGTTGGCTCTCCTCTGCATCTCCCGCGGAGCACGCATCTATCAGCAATGGCGGCCACCTCCATCGTCGACGTCTTCGCCGCCCGACCGTCGCCGGCTCTAG GGCTGCCTGGGCTGAGACTCACCAGGGCCAAGGGGCTGAGGTGCAGGTGCAGTGTCAGCAAGAAGGCGTCTTCGGCTCTGGCTCCGATGGTGGCCAAGGGCGCGCCGCTGCTCGCTAAGGCGAGCTGCATGGCGTCAACAGCCCCGATGCTGGCCTTGGCTCTGGCGCTGGTGGACGAAGGGATGTCAGGTGAGCGCGCCGGGCAGAGCAACGACCTGCTGGGGTGGACTCTGCTGCTTGCCTTGGGCCTCGTCTTGTGCTTCTACGCCGTCTACTCCACCAccttcgacgacgacgacgaccactCAGGTGCCGGCGGCATCACGCTCTGA